A single region of the Chrysoperla carnea chromosome 5, inChrCarn1.1, whole genome shotgun sequence genome encodes:
- the LOC123300395 gene encoding protein SMG5 — MEKLYDSTSTDLSRSQGDQEKIRRLYRYISDTARILDESRGRASTIRDLFTPLQLSNRCRLRVHCEKLIFSHPLQYGIKCEELLWRKSYYDVISTAKRFKSSSTNHHNNTTTNHHNNITTNHHKHQQHIYTADEVAYIDAHINAGIGHYYHTIARLQHEYDLNLFGTIDFSFITTSTSTSINQSKSNKIDQKLKEWAKNSLHRCLIYLGDLSRYRLEIHPDQDPVLAIRYYVQAFNFNPDLGIPHNQLGSLAINHNYSLDAAYHYMRCLSCPQPFDGSEGNLVRLFEKNSIVYDEISSINKKTSSESPEDPINHIKRLITRFLYLIYIWFFDKQIKIEVMNSLCQETLLDLQTCITYPKPLSSESEESSIEDDVQGGNSKTEIITPQYIRTDIIFKMVVMCLLCISKLQSKSSRKVSAVVAFTLAIYSQLVKEVVQHIQDSVLNLSIISPEPVKKSMKRKSILKLRRRRKRINSSEDSDLSDTDIPYNSTSSDDEEDDFNSDISEESTTDTDESEIEEYEDTNSASNTTIISTKIETNGGDTNEQLKESVRKLRRLDPNDVLELIADEGILQSIKILSDWLLGDIEIIKACGQSSRILIQRIIQLINLINIDTKQNKRYLNNVKVSPELLDKIHPTIALPEDIILKNVTILKSAQKQINWLESYKIYLPKEEALIRLYKLIDFGHFLKTIPETGVNYSEMERRFEVADIISENGDCNPPLMNVLNDENNRKTDETGDPGQPISRGELMKSMGQLWLAAEVRDLECKVRGRTALSPYLVLDTEALIHHTHLIKQLVAARKFIVVVPSIVVSNLDELKRETGKARDAIRWLEAQFQRGNRFLRAQRNHEHTSIPLIKYPKKKDKNAFIYIQIIECCYFLTRQQKDSLDLVTLLTGKQSPNIPNGTTNHSNNFYDGPKEISYTGLAQTAGIALEHITTFHAKWKKSLKGQR, encoded by the exons atggaGAAATTATATGATTCAACATCTACGGATCTTTCACGTTCTCAGGGAGATCAAGAAAAGATTAGACGTTTATACAG atacaTCAGTGATACAGCACGTATATTAGATGAATCTCGTGGCCGGGCATCAACAATACGAGATTTATTCACACCATTACAATTATCAAATCGATGTCGTTTACGTGTCCATtgtgaaaaactaattttttcacatCCATTACAATATGGCATAAAATGTGAGGAATTATTATGGCGTAAATCATATTATGATGTTATATCAACTGCAAAGCGTTTTAAATCATCATCTACAAATCATCATAACAATACAACTACAAATCATCATAACAATATAACAACAAATCATCATAAACATCAACAACATATTTACACTGCAGATGAAGTTGCGTATATTGATGCACATATAAATGCTGGTATTGGTCATTATTATCATACTATAGCACGATTACAACAtgaatatgatttaaatttatttggtactattgatttttcatttattacaacTTCAACATCCACGTCAATAAATCAgtcaaaatcgaataaaattgatcaaaaattaaaagaatgggCGAAAAATTCTTTACATCGCTGTTTAATTTACTTag GCGATTTGAGTCGTTATCGACTTGAAATACATCCCGATCAAGACCCAGTATTAGCAATACGCTACTACGTTCAAGCATTTAACTTTAATCCCGACTTAGGTATTCCACATAATCAACTTGGAAGTCTCGCAATTAACCACAATTATTCATTAGACGCGGCTTACCATTACATGCGTTGTTTATCATGTCCACAACCTTTTGATGGAAGTGAAGGAAATTTAGTTcgtttattcgaaaaaaattccattgtaTACGACGAAATATcttcaatcaataaaaaaacatcttCGGAATCACCAGAAGACCCCATAAACCATATAAAACGTTTAATAactcgatttttatatttaatttatatctgGTTctttgataaacaaattaagatTGAAGTTATGAATTCATTATGTCAGGAGACTTTATTAGATCTTCAAACATGTATTACCTATCCAAAACCATTATCTAGTGAATCAGAGGAAAGTAGCATTGAGGATGATGTCCAGGGAGGAAATTCAAAAACGGAAATTATAACCCCACAATATATTCGTAcggatattattttcaaaatggtcGTAATGTGTTTActatgtatttcaaaattacagTCCAAATCATCTCGAAAAGTTTCGGCCGTGGTTGCATTCACATTAGCGATTTATTCCCAATTAGTCAAGGAAGTTGTACAACATATACAAGATAGTGTCCTTAATTTATCGATTATTAGTCCTGAACCTGTTAAGAAATCCATGAAACGAAAATCAATATTGAAATTACGTCGGCGTCGTAAACGGATTAATAGCAGCGAGGACTCCGATTTAAGTGATACGGATATACCATATAATAGTACAAGTTCCGATGACGAAGAGGATGATTTTAATTCGGATATATCCGAAGAAAGTACAACCGATACAGATGAATCTGAAATTGAAGAATATGAAGACACAAATTCGGCTTCAAATACGACCATTATCTCAACAAAAATTGAGACCAACGGCGGAGATACAAATGAACAGTTAAAAGAATCTGTTCGAAAATTACGTCGATTAGATCCAAATGATGTGCTTGAATTGATCGCGGATGAAGGGATCTTACAAAGTATCAAAATCTTATCGGATTGGTTGCTAGGGGATATCGAAATTATTAAAGCTTGTGGACAAAGTAGTCGAATACTGATTCAACggattattcaattaattaatcttattaATATAGATACGAAACAAAATAAGCGTTATTTGAATAATGTTAAAGTGAGTCCAGAACTTTTGGATAAAATTCATCCAACTATTGCGTTACCCGAggatattatactaaaaaatgtgaCGATTTTGAAGAGcgctcaaaaacaaattaactgGTTAgagtcatataaaatttatttaccaaaagAGGAAGCTTTGATacgtttatataaattaattgattttggacattttttaaaaactataccgGAAACCGGTGTAAATTATAGTGAAATGGAACGACGTTTTGAAGTTGCGGATATTATTTCGGAGAATGGTGATTGTAATCCACCattaatgaatgttttaaat GACGAAAACAATCGTAAAACAGATGAAACCGGTGATCCAGGACAACCAATATCACGTGGTGAATTAATGAAAAGTATGGGTCAGCTATGGTTAGCAGCCGAAGTTCGTGACTTAGAATGTAAAGTACGTGGCCGCACTGCCCTATCACCATATTTGGTATTAGATACCGAAGCATTAATACATCATAcacatttaattaaacaattggTCGCCGCTCGCAAATTTATTGTTGTGGTTCCATCTATCG tggTATCAAATCTAGATGAATTAAAACGTGAAACCGGAAAAGCACGTGACGCAATACGATGGTTAGAGGCCCAATTTCAACGTGGTAATCGATTTTTACGTGCTCAGCGTAACCATGAACACACATCAATACCATTAATAAAATACCCGaagaaaaaggataaaaatgcatttatttacaTCCAAATAATCGAATGCTGTTACTTTTTAACGCGACAACAAAAGGACTCATTAGACTTGGTAACCCTTTTAACTGGCAAACAATCACCAAACATCCCAAATGGAACAACCAATCATagcaacaatttttatgatgGTCCCAAAGAAATTAGTTACACCGGTTTGGCACAAACTGCTGGTATTGCATTAGAACATATTACAACATTTCATGCAAAATGGAAGAAATCGCTAAAAGGTCAAAGGTGA